The Desulfuribacillus stibiiarsenatis genome segment ATGCTTGGGCATCTTCGATTGTCTCGACGACTTTACCTTTTGCATGAGGGACTTTAGCTTTTCTGAAAAGTTCTTTCATTAATGACTTCTTTTTATAATAAGCAATATCATCCGCTTTAATGCCCGGGACGTTAAAATCAGTACGAAGATCGGCATCTTGCTCCAGCCAGTATTCATTATGCGATTCAATTCTGTCGATTTTTCCGTACTTGTAGGTAATGTAGCCACAAATTCGCAAGATTTCATCATAGTTGTGCAAATCACTGACTTGAAAATATTCCGTAAAAGATTGTTGTAAAGACGGTTCTAGCAGTTCGGAGGATACATCGGCAATGCCAAAAACATTAGCTCCGTGTGCTTTCAATCGCAAACAGAAATTTTGAAAATTCTTAGGGAAGTGGGGAGAAAACATGACCACATTCATAAACAGATGCCTCCTACAATGATTTGATTGGTTTGTACTACTTTCTCCATTGCGTAGTGATTTTCCTTTTTTAGTCAATTGAAGTTTTAAAAAAAATTGTTCCTATACGAACTTTCTATCGAATGCTGTAGGAAACTTGCTGTAGGTACATACTAGTCATATAATCTAGACATATACATGTCTATACGATTTCTTAGGAAATAGAACTACAACGTGAGGTGTATGGAAATGAAGGAAGCGCGATATTATATTCAAAAAGGCGACCGAGTAACATGTACCCTTTGTCCCCATCACTGTAATCTCAAGGAATCCGAGATTGGGAAATGCCAAGTAAAACAGAATCTACAAGGTAAGCTCATGGCATTGAACTATGGGAAGGTGGCTGCGATTCAGATTGATCTGATGGAGAAGAAACCGCTCTATCATTTTATGCCTGGGACTAGGACCTTATCCATTGGCAGTATAGGCTGCAACTTTACTTGCAGCTTTTGCCAAAACCATCATATCGCTCATGCCAAAGATTTTGCAGGGACGACAGAGGACTACACACCGCATGATATCGTTCAATTAGCAAAGCTTTATCAGACACCATCGATTTCTTTTACCTATAATGAGCCATCTACTTTTTATGAGTTCGTGTATGATACTGCGACTCTGGCCCATCAAGAAGACATTAAAAACATCCTAGTGACCAATGGATATTTAGAGGAAGAACCATTGATACAATTACTACCGTATATTGATGCAATGAATGTCGATTTGAAAACATTTCGTAATGAAAATTATCAAACGATTTGTGGTGGTTTACTAGAGCCAGTAAAGCGGACGATTATGCTTGCAGCGCAAATGTGCCATGTAGAAATCACGACATTAATCGTTACTAATATGAATGATCAAGAGGAAGAGTTACGTGAGCTTGTGGACTGGATTGCAGAAGTCAATCCGAATATCCCGTTGCATCTATCCAGGTATTTCCCACAGTATCAATACCATGAGCAAGCTACTGATGTCGATTTTATGTATCGGATGCAAGATATGGCGAAACAACAGTTGAAATATGTGCATCTTGGCAATGTATACTAAGGTTTTATGGAGGAGTGAGGCATATGTTAAACAACAGAACAGATCGTTCAATCAGCAATTTCTTAGGAGCGGTGATTGTTCCACACCCACCGATTATCGTGCCAGAGATTGGTCAAGGAAATGAGATAACAGCACAGAAAACGATTGATGGTTTACAACAAATCGCTAGACATATAAAAGAATTACAGCCAAAGGTAATCGTTTGTATCACGCCCCATGGAAATGTGTTTGCCGATGGGATATGCATTCTAGAGGCAGAACAATTAAAAGGGAACTTTGGTAACTTTGGACGAGCTAACGTATCAATGGAGAAACGAGTCAATCAACCACTATTGCATGCTATCGAGAGAGAGTTAGCGGATGCTGATGTTCCTCTAGTAATGATGAATGAAACCCTTGCCCGGCAATATCAAGCTAGTATGGAGCTAGATCATGGATGTCTCGTACCGCTATATTATATTAACCAAGAATACCAAGAGTATGAGATAGTCCATATCAGTATCGGGAAGCTACATGCCAAGGAATTATACCAGATAGGTATCCGTTTACGGGATGCCATCGAAGCAACAGACATATCTACTCTGATAATGGCAAGTGGTGACTTGTCTCATACATTAAAAGAAGACGGTCCCTATGGATATGAACCCGAAGGACCACAGTTCGATGAGATGCTCGTGCGCATATTTCGCGATGGCAAGTATGAGGAACTATTTACAATTCCAGAAAACGTTGCAGAGTCAGCAGCAACCTGTGCTATGGAATCAATTATTATGGCCGTGGGGGCGTTTGAAGGAACAAAGCTTGAAACAAAACTAATTTCTTATGAAGGCCCATTTGGAGTAGGCTATATGAATGCAATTATGATACCATTACATCAAGAGGCGAATAGTCTGCTACAATCAATCGAGCGTCAATTGCATGGAATGAGAAACCAACCAATAGAAATACAGGATGAGTATATTCGTTTAGCAAGGGCAGCGATTGAGAAGTATGTGTGGGATCAACAAGAATTACAATGGAGTGAATATCGAGAAAGTACAACAGTTTCTAGGCTGGAGCAGGAACAAGCGGGAGTCTTTGTATCAATTCATAAGCACGGTCAATTGCGTGGTTGTATCGGTACGATTCAAGCAACGACGGAGAATTTAGCATCCGAGATTATCCGTAATGCGATTGCAGCAGCGACTGAAGACCCAAGGTTTGTGCCAATTCGTATTCAGGAATTAGAACATTTAGAAGTAAAAGTTGATATTTTGCATCCAAGTGAAAGAATTGAGTCTTTATCACAATTAGATGTAAAGAAGTATGGCGTAATCGTAGAATCGAAGGGTAGACGGGGACTGCTATTGCCGAACTTAGCGGGGATTGATGAGGTAGCTGAGCAAGTAGCAATTGCGAGGGAAAAGGCAGGGATTGGGGAGTCAGAAGTAATCGTCATGTATCGATTTGAAGTCGAGCGTCATGAATTATAGAATCAGCACGTAAGTGAGTCAGAAAATATAGAAATGGGGCGATAGTATGGGAGATAAAATTGACAACAAGGTATTGTGTAAACTGTGTAAAGATGACTGTTTGAAAAAATGTTTTGACGACTATGTAGAGCTCATCAAGGAACCGAAGTATGTATGCAAGAAATGTGGCAGAACAGCGCACAAGGAAAAGAATCTTTGCAAACCTGTGAAAATTAAAAAGTAAGGATATCGGTGATAAGCATGTAGAAATGCATCTTATCATTTGACACCCCTGCTCTCTCCCATAATAATAGAAATATAAGGAAAACAAAATATGGGGAGGAATTAAGATGTCTATTAGAGATCTCTTATTACTTAGTAAAGAAAACAGAATTCGTGAAAAACGTAAAGAGGCGTGTAAGAACCTTACAATCGGCGCGAGTGTAGGTTTGGCTATAGGAACTGTGATTGGGGTTCTCTTTGCACCAAAATCGGGGAAAGAAACTCGCGAACAAATTGCAGCGAAAGCAAAAGAAAGCGTAGAGATTACCAAAGAGACCTTAGAGGATTCCAAAGCTAAAATTTTACAATTTGTCGAAGAACAAAAAGAAAAGATAACAGCTCTTAAGAATGAAGCATGTTGCGAGGTAGCTACAGCGATTGAGCAAGAAGACCAAACGGTAACAACGAAGAAAAAAGCACAAACGGCCAATGAGTAGAGGTCTTATATGACAATAACAATCTCATTTATAGATGTAGCATATTTTCTTCTGTTTTCGATTTTAGTTGTAGCTGGAGTCTATCTAATTACTGTTTTATGGCGTTTGAATAAAATCTTGAAAGAAGTTCAAATATTTCTAGAGAATCATAGACACAATATTGATCGTTCACTGGATGCAGTACCAGATATATTAGACAATATCAATGGAACGAGTGAATCGATAAATGCCATTGGTTCAACAATCTCTGAAACCGCGTCAGCCTTTGGTAAAGGGAGTGCGGGGGGAGCGGTTGGGTATATCCAGATTGTCATAGAGGTTATTGAATTGATGCGACATATATGGCGCGCACGTAAGTAAAAAATCAGGAACGCAAGGGGATGCACTTCACTCGTGCGTTCCTTTTTTGTTTGGTTTTAGACACGTAACATAGTATAATTGATGCAACACATGGCTAAGAACGGGTTTATCATTTTTTTGAGGGGAAGGGGAAGGGGCGCTTTATGATGCTAGAAGTCCTGATTTCTTTGTTAGAACGTATTGGGATATTGTTAATTATTGCATTCTTAATCATGAAGGCCCCACATTTCCGATATTTACTAGATTATGAGGCACAGCGAACTACGTATGTGTATTATACGATGATTTTTGGCTTATTTGGAATGATTGGTACGTACGCTGGTACGGTGATAACGGAAGAGCAGCTTGTTTCGGCATTTTGGCTACCCCGTATTACAGATGGGCAAATCCTTGCTCCTGTGACGATTGTAAGCGTAATATTTGCTGCATTATTGGGTGGGCCTATGGTTGGGATAGGGTCTGCTATCATTGCCGGTGTTCATTTAATGTGGTTTGATACAACGGCTGGTATTGCATCTGGACTGGCCGTATTGATTACAGGGTTTGTTGCTAGTTACACGTATCGATTCATTGTTAGTAATCATATCATCCATACAGCAAGGGCTACGTACCTAGGGATATTATCTACATGTATTTATATGATCTTGATCACTGTGCTGGTTCGTCCTTTCGAGTTTTCAATTGATGCTGTTACTCTTATAGCGGTCCCGATGGTAATTACCAATAGTCTAGCGATTATCATTCTAACAATGATGATTCGGACAACCCTCAATGAGAAAGAGTTAGGTGTAGCAGTAGAAACCGGGAAAGCGTTTACAATTTCCGAGCAAGTATTAGGTTACTTGAAAGAAGGACTTACACCGAAAACAGCCCAGTCAATCGCGCAAATGTTTCTCAAAGAGTTTCGCGCAGTGGCGGTGGTCGTAACGGATACGGAGAAGATTCTATTTCAAACGAATGATTTCCTGAAAGAACATAAAATCGAGACATTATTTGAGGAACGGGAAGTCTCACAAGCAGTATCGACAGGTACTTTACAAGTGGTACGAAAGGGGAATGGTTTCTCGGCACTAATCATTCCTTTTAGCCGTAGTACACATGTCGCGGGACTCATCTTGTTGTATTTTAGAGAAACAAAGCATATACGCTCGGTGGAAATAGTGTTTGCTGAAGGTCTAGGGAAGTTGATATCTTACCAGCTAGGATTATTAGAAACAGAGAAACTACGGGTGTTATTAAAGGACACTGAGGTTCGCTCGTTGCAAGCGCAGATTAACCCACATTTTTTATTTAACACATTAAATACTATAGTAACGCTAATTCGCATCAACCCAGATCAAGCACGTGCGGTGATGGTTCATTTAGCAAATTTTATGCGTTTGAACTTAAAGCTTATGTCATCTCCGCTTGTGTCATTAGAACAAGAATTAGTTTTACTAGAATCATATATTAAAATTGTAGAGGTTCGTTTTTCGGAGCAGCTAACGATAGATTTACTGATTGAAGACAATCTCACCTATTATAAAATTCCTCCTGCTACGATTCAGCCTTTGTTAGAGAATAGCATCCAACACGGCTTGAAGAAGAAGGCAACGGGTGGAAAAGTAATGATTTCCATCGAAAAAACAGAGGAGAATGGTCTTCGAGTGATTGTTAGCGATAACGGAACGGGAATTCCAGAAGATCGATTACACAGTCTAGCGAAACAGCAAATGGCAAGTAAAAAAGGTACTGGCATAGGAGTGTTTAATGTCAACCAACGCTTAATGGCACTTTTAGGTGAGAATGCACAGCTACGAATTAGGAATCTACCAGAGGCTGGTTGCGAGATTAAGTTTTATCTTCCGAATTTGAACGAAGAGAGGGGCTTGTAAATGGGGCTACGAGTAATGATTGCTGAGGATGAAGTATTAGCAAGAGATGAACTGGAATACCTGTTACAGCAAGAAAAGGACATAGTTCTCTTAGCTAGCGCTTGTAATGGAAAACAATTCTTAGAACTATATCAACAACACAAGCCAGAATTGGTATTCCTTGACATAGAGATGCCAGAAATGGAAGGCACGGAGGTTGCGAAACATTTGATGAAAGAAGATAACCCGCC includes the following:
- a CDS encoding YtxH domain-containing protein; its protein translation is MSIRDLLLLSKENRIREKRKEACKNLTIGASVGLAIGTVIGVLFAPKSGKETREQIAAKAKESVEITKETLEDSKAKILQFVEEQKEKITALKNEACCEVATAIEQEDQTVTTKKKAQTANE
- a CDS encoding LytS/YhcK type 5TM receptor domain-containing protein; this translates as MMLEVLISLLERIGILLIIAFLIMKAPHFRYLLDYEAQRTTYVYYTMIFGLFGMIGTYAGTVITEEQLVSAFWLPRITDGQILAPVTIVSVIFAALLGGPMVGIGSAIIAGVHLMWFDTTAGIASGLAVLITGFVASYTYRFIVSNHIIHTARATYLGILSTCIYMILITVLVRPFEFSIDAVTLIAVPMVITNSLAIIILTMMIRTTLNEKELGVAVETGKAFTISEQVLGYLKEGLTPKTAQSIAQMFLKEFRAVAVVVTDTEKILFQTNDFLKEHKIETLFEEREVSQAVSTGTLQVVRKGNGFSALIIPFSRSTHVAGLILLYFRETKHIRSVEIVFAEGLGKLISYQLGLLETEKLRVLLKDTEVRSLQAQINPHFLFNTLNTIVTLIRINPDQARAVMVHLANFMRLNLKLMSSPLVSLEQELVLLESYIKIVEVRFSEQLTIDLLIEDNLTYYKIPPATIQPLLENSIQHGLKKKATGGKVMISIEKTEENGLRVIVSDNGTGIPEDRLHSLAKQQMASKKGTGIGVFNVNQRLMALLGENAQLRIRNLPEAGCEIKFYLPNLNEERGL
- the amrS gene encoding AmmeMemoRadiSam system radical SAM enzyme; translation: MKEARYYIQKGDRVTCTLCPHHCNLKESEIGKCQVKQNLQGKLMALNYGKVAAIQIDLMEKKPLYHFMPGTRTLSIGSIGCNFTCSFCQNHHIAHAKDFAGTTEDYTPHDIVQLAKLYQTPSISFTYNEPSTFYEFVYDTATLAHQEDIKNILVTNGYLEEEPLIQLLPYIDAMNVDLKTFRNENYQTICGGLLEPVKRTIMLAAQMCHVEITTLIVTNMNDQEEELRELVDWIAEVNPNIPLHLSRYFPQYQYHEQATDVDFMYRMQDMAKQQLKYVHLGNVY
- the amrA gene encoding AmmeMemoRadiSam system protein A, with translation MLNNRTDRSISNFLGAVIVPHPPIIVPEIGQGNEITAQKTIDGLQQIARHIKELQPKVIVCITPHGNVFADGICILEAEQLKGNFGNFGRANVSMEKRVNQPLLHAIERELADADVPLVMMNETLARQYQASMELDHGCLVPLYYINQEYQEYEIVHISIGKLHAKELYQIGIRLRDAIEATDISTLIMASGDLSHTLKEDGPYGYEPEGPQFDEMLVRIFRDGKYEELFTIPENVAESAATCAMESIIMAVGAFEGTKLETKLISYEGPFGVGYMNAIMIPLHQEANSLLQSIERQLHGMRNQPIEIQDEYIRLARAAIEKYVWDQQELQWSEYRESTTVSRLEQEQAGVFVSIHKHGQLRGCIGTIQATTENLASEIIRNAIAAATEDPRFVPIRIQELEHLEVKVDILHPSERIESLSQLDVKKYGVIVESKGRRGLLLPNLAGIDEVAEQVAIAREKAGIGESEVIVMYRFEVERHEL